One Actinoplanes missouriensis 431 DNA segment encodes these proteins:
- the purE gene encoding 5-(carboxyamino)imidazole ribonucleotide mutase has translation MAPVVGIIMGSDSDWPTMEAAAIALAEFEVPFEVGVVSAHRTVRKMVDYAESAADRGIKAIIAGAGGAAHLPGMVAALTPLPVIGVPVPLKHLDGMDSLLSIVQMPAGVPVATVSIGGARNAGLLAVRILGSSDPALRQRMADFQTGLEKMVGEKDAALRAKLLG, from the coding sequence ATGGCACCCGTCGTCGGCATCATCATGGGCAGCGACTCGGACTGGCCCACCATGGAGGCCGCCGCGATCGCGCTCGCCGAGTTCGAGGTGCCGTTCGAGGTCGGCGTCGTCTCCGCGCACCGGACCGTCCGCAAGATGGTCGACTACGCCGAGTCGGCCGCTGACCGCGGCATCAAGGCGATCATCGCGGGCGCCGGCGGCGCGGCCCACCTGCCGGGCATGGTCGCGGCCCTCACGCCGCTGCCGGTGATCGGTGTGCCGGTCCCGCTCAAGCACCTGGACGGCATGGACTCGCTGCTCTCCATCGTGCAGATGCCGGCCGGCGTCCCGGTCGCCACCGTGTCGATCGGCGGGGCGCGCAACGCCGGCCTGCTCGCCGTCCGGATCCTCGGGTCGTCCGATCCGGCGCTGCGGCAGCGGATGGCCGACTTCCAGACCGGCCTGGAGAAGATGGTCGGCGAGAAGGACGCGGCGCTGCGGGCGAAACTGCTCGGCTGA